Proteins co-encoded in one Homo sapiens chromosome 6 genomic scaffold, GRCh38.p14 alternate locus group ALT_REF_LOCI_3 HSCHR6_MHC_DBB_CTG1 genomic window:
- the GTF2H4 gene encoding general transcription factor IIH subunit 4: MESTPSRGLNRVHLQCRNLQEFLGGLSPGVLDRLYGHPATCLAVFRELPSLAKNWVMRMLFLEQPLPQAAVALWVKKEFSKAQEESTGLLSGLRIWHTQLLPGGLQGLILNPIFRQNLRIALLGGGKAWSDDTSQLGPDKHARDVPSLDKYAEERWEVVLHFMVGSPSAAVSQDLAQLLSQAGLMKSTEPGEPPCITSAGFQFLLLDTPAQLWYFMLQYLQTAQSRGMDLVEILSFLFQLSFSTLGKDYSVEGMSDSLLNFLQHLREFGLVFQRKRKSRRYYPTRLAINLSSGVSGAGGTVHQPGFIVVETNYRLYAYTESELQIALIALFSEMLYRFPNMVVAQVTRESVQQAIASGITAQQIIHFLRTRAHPVMLKQTPVLPPTITDQIRLWELERDRLRFTEGVLYNQFLSQVDFELLLAHARELGVLVFENSAKRLMVVTPAGHSDVKRFWKRQKHSS, translated from the exons ATGGAGAGCACCCCTTCAAGGGGACTGAACCGAGTACACCTACAATGCAGGAATCTGCAGGAATTCTTAGGGGGCCTGAGCCCTGGGGTATTGGACCGATTGTATGGGCACCCTGCCACATGTCTGGCTGTCTTCAG GGAGCTCCCATCCTTGGCTAAGAACTGGGTGATGCGGATGCTCTTTCTGGAGCAGCCTTTGCCACAGGCTGCTGTAGCTCTGTGGGTAAAGAAGGAATTCAGCAA GGCTCAGGAGGAAAGTACAGGGCTGCTGAGCGGCCTCCGGATCTGGCACACCCAGCTGCTCCCAGGCGGGCTCCAGGGCCTCATCCTCAACCCCATTTTCCGCCAGAACCTCCGCATTGCCCTTCTGGGTGG GGGGAAGGCCTGGTCTGATGACACAAGTCAGCTGGGACCAGACAAGCATGCCCGGGACGTTCCCTCCCTTGACAAGTACGCCGAGGAGCGATGGGAG GTGGTCTTGCACTTCATGGTGGGCTCCCCCAGTGCAGCTGTCAGCCAGGACTTGGCTCAGCTCCTCAGCCAGGCTGGGCTCATGAAGAG TACTGAACCTGGAGAGCCGCCCTGCATTACTTCCGCTGGCTTCCAGTTCCTGTTGCTGGACACCCCGGCTCAGCTCTGGTACTTTATGTTGCAGTATTTGCAGACAGCCCAG AGCCGGGGCATGGACCTGGTAGagattctctccttcctcttccagcTCAGCTTCTCTACTCTGGGCAAG GATTACTCTGTGGAAGGTATGAGTGATTCTCTGTTGAACTTCCTGCAACATCTGCGTGAGTTTGGGCTTGTTTTCCAGAGGAAG AGGAAATCTCGGCGTTACTACCCCACACGCCTGGCCATCAATCTCTCATCAGGTGTCTCTGGAGCTGGGGGCACTGTGCATCAGCCAGGTTTCATTGTCGTGGAAACCAATTACCGACTGTATGCCTACACGG AGTCGGAGCTGCAGATTGCCCTCATTGCCCTCTTCTCTGAGATGCTCTATCGGTTCCCCAACATGGTGGTGGCGCAGGTGACCCGGGAGAGTGTGCAGCAGGCAATCGCCAGTGGCATCACAGCCCAGCAG ATAATCCATTTCCTAAGGACAAGAGCCCACCCAGTGATGCTCAAACAG ACACCTGTGCTGCCCCCCACCATCACCGACCAGATCCGGCTCTGGGAGCTGGAAAGGGACAGACTCCGGTTCACTGAGG GTGTCCTGTATAACCAGTTCCTGTCGCAAGTGGACTTTGAGCTGCTGCTGGCCCACGCGCGGGAGCTGGGCGTGCTCGTGTTCGAGAACTCGGCCAAGCGGCTCATGGTGGTGACCCCGGCCGGGCACAGCGACGTCAAGCGCTTTTGGAAGCGGCAGAAACATAGCTCCTGA